From a region of the Streptacidiphilus albus JL83 genome:
- a CDS encoding beta-glucosidase, which yields MTTNQQNGRPEQSDRHREMHGDAHGDEQVREAAVEAALGKLDLTAKVALLAGADMWSLPADESIGLGRLVMSDGPAGVRGENWTPDDPSVSVPSPTALAASWNPELAHRTGQLLAQEARRKGAHVVLAPTVNLHRSPRGGRHFEAYSEDPLLTGEIGAAFVSGVQSGGVGTTPKHFVANDSETDRFTVDVRADERTLRELYLAPFEAIVRKASPWGLMAAYNKVNGEFMTEHQELNNGVLRGEWGFDGVLVSDWTGARDTVRDALAGMDVAMPGPATVYGEHLVRAVRDGRVPEETVDELARRVLRLAARVGLLADAPAAVPAEALPAPIDGEALAREVAAAGMVLLANDGVLPLPAGLGSVALIGAAAQEARIGGGGSAQVFPTHVVSPLAGLRAALPPTTALAHAVGADPNVHLRPLAARVEARFLGRDGAELGTTTLPDGAARWIGQLPDRLSFADLAAVEVSGSLQPGRTGTHRVGIRGVGRFVLEADGAVLFDDIVPVEGEDPAAAFLNPPERVFELELAGTAPVTLTLRHVLPEGSGFAGFGLVSFTLGHGEPVGTADELLDEAVAVAAAADVAVVVVATTEEVESEGVDRASLALPGRQDELVARVAAVNPRTVVVVNAGAPVLMPWREQVAAVLLGWFPGQEAGSALADVLTGAREPGGRLPTTWPVAEVDAPVWGVEPVDGRLTYEEGLFIGYRAWQRRDGVAPAYWFGHGLGYTDWAYEGLELRLLAPVAGDDPWAPVVEALVRIRNTGARAGREVVQLYLSPDGSDTTRPGTALAGFATVTAAPGERAEARIQLPLRAFQTWGADGWTDRPGNYRVRAGRSVADLPIGVVLEVPLQG from the coding sequence ATGACTACCAATCAGCAGAACGGTCGCCCGGAGCAGAGCGACAGGCACCGCGAGATGCACGGCGACGCGCACGGCGACGAGCAGGTGCGCGAGGCGGCCGTCGAGGCGGCGCTCGGCAAGCTGGACCTGACCGCCAAGGTCGCGCTGCTGGCAGGCGCCGACATGTGGTCGCTGCCGGCCGACGAGTCCATCGGCCTGGGCCGGCTGGTCATGTCCGACGGCCCGGCCGGCGTCCGCGGCGAGAACTGGACGCCGGACGACCCCTCCGTCTCGGTGCCCTCGCCCACCGCGCTGGCCGCCTCCTGGAACCCGGAGCTCGCCCACCGCACCGGCCAGCTGCTGGCCCAGGAGGCGCGCCGCAAGGGCGCGCACGTGGTCCTGGCGCCGACCGTCAACCTGCACCGCAGCCCGCGCGGCGGCCGCCACTTCGAGGCCTACTCGGAGGACCCGCTGCTCACCGGCGAGATCGGCGCGGCCTTCGTGAGCGGGGTCCAGTCCGGCGGGGTGGGGACCACCCCCAAGCACTTCGTCGCCAACGACTCGGAGACCGACCGCTTCACCGTCGACGTCCGCGCCGACGAGCGCACGCTGCGCGAGCTCTACCTGGCGCCGTTCGAGGCGATCGTCCGCAAGGCCTCGCCGTGGGGCCTGATGGCCGCCTACAACAAGGTCAACGGCGAGTTCATGACCGAGCACCAGGAGCTCAACAACGGCGTCCTGCGCGGCGAGTGGGGCTTCGACGGGGTCCTGGTCTCGGACTGGACCGGCGCCCGCGACACCGTCAGGGACGCGCTGGCCGGGATGGACGTGGCCATGCCGGGACCGGCCACCGTCTACGGCGAGCACCTGGTCCGCGCGGTCCGCGACGGCCGGGTGCCCGAGGAGACCGTGGACGAGCTGGCCCGCCGGGTGCTGCGGCTCGCGGCCCGGGTCGGGCTGCTGGCCGACGCGCCGGCCGCCGTCCCGGCCGAGGCGCTGCCCGCGCCGATCGACGGCGAGGCGCTGGCCCGCGAGGTCGCGGCAGCCGGCATGGTGCTGCTGGCCAACGACGGCGTGCTGCCGCTCCCGGCCGGCCTCGGGTCGGTCGCGCTGATCGGCGCGGCCGCGCAGGAGGCCCGGATCGGAGGCGGCGGGTCGGCGCAGGTCTTCCCGACCCACGTGGTCAGCCCGTTGGCGGGGCTGCGGGCCGCGCTCCCGCCGACCACCGCCCTCGCCCACGCGGTCGGCGCGGACCCCAACGTCCACCTGCGACCGCTGGCCGCCCGGGTCGAGGCCCGCTTCCTCGGCCGGGACGGCGCCGAGCTCGGCACCACCACGCTGCCGGACGGCGCCGCCCGCTGGATCGGGCAGCTCCCGGACCGCCTCTCCTTCGCCGACCTGGCCGCCGTCGAGGTCTCCGGCTCCCTGCAGCCGGGGCGCACGGGCACCCACCGGGTGGGCATCCGGGGCGTGGGCCGGTTCGTGCTGGAGGCGGACGGCGCGGTGCTCTTCGACGACATCGTGCCGGTGGAGGGCGAGGACCCGGCGGCGGCGTTCCTCAACCCGCCGGAGCGCGTCTTCGAACTGGAGCTGGCCGGCACCGCACCGGTCACGCTGACCCTGCGGCACGTGCTGCCGGAGGGCAGCGGTTTCGCCGGCTTCGGCCTGGTCTCGTTCACCCTCGGCCACGGCGAGCCGGTCGGCACCGCCGACGAACTGCTGGACGAGGCCGTCGCCGTCGCGGCCGCCGCGGACGTGGCGGTGGTGGTCGTCGCGACCACCGAGGAGGTCGAGAGCGAGGGCGTCGACCGGGCCTCGCTGGCCCTGCCCGGCCGCCAGGACGAGCTGGTCGCCCGGGTCGCGGCGGTCAACCCGCGCACCGTGGTCGTGGTCAACGCCGGTGCGCCGGTGCTGATGCCGTGGCGCGAGCAGGTCGCGGCGGTGCTGCTCGGCTGGTTCCCGGGCCAGGAGGCGGGCTCGGCGCTGGCCGACGTGCTCACCGGCGCCCGCGAGCCGGGCGGCCGGCTGCCCACCACCTGGCCGGTCGCCGAGGTGGACGCACCGGTCTGGGGCGTGGAGCCGGTGGACGGCCGACTGACCTACGAGGAGGGGCTGTTCATCGGGTACCGCGCCTGGCAGCGCCGGGACGGCGTCGCCCCCGCGTACTGGTTCGGCCACGGCCTCGGCTACACGGACTGGGCCTACGAGGGGCTGGAGCTGCGGCTGCTCGCGCCGGTCGCGGGCGACGACCCCTGGGCGCCGGTCGTGGAGGCGCTCGTCCGGATCCGCAACACCGGCGCAAGGGCCGGGCGCGAGGTCGTCCAGCTGTACCTGTCCCCGGACGGCTCCGACACCACGCGCCCGGGGACCGCGCTGGCCGGCTTCGCGACCGTGACCGCTGCCCCCGGCGAGCGGGCGGAGGCCAGGATCCAGCTCCCGCTGCGCGCCTTCCAGACCTGGGGCGCCGACGGCTGGACCGACCGACCGGGCAACTACCGGGTCCGGGCCGGGCGCAGCGTCGCCGACCTGCCGATCGGCGTCGTCCTGGAGGTGCCTCTCCAGGGCTGA
- a CDS encoding carboxylesterase/lipase family protein — MSTPHRPVDQPVDHPVVQTDRGPVRGTGSDAGLRFLGIPYAKAPVGALRFAAPEPAEPWTEPLDATAYGPTAQRRAFAEVTIIPEPTVPGAGILNLNVFTPAADPSAGLPVLVWIHGGGYVAGSSASPWYDGAAFNRDGVVLVSIGYRLGIEGFLHLEDAPDNRGVLDWIAALGWVRDNIAAFGGDPAKVTVAGQSAGGGAVQTLLATPAAKGLFRAAISVSGAVMQPQDAAAGRAVAERFTARTGLPATAQALRDRSDEELLDFQGALSAPGPDGPAPMLMLAPFADGELVPEPVMDALTSGDAGGEIPLMLGFTEHEFNALPFPDAPEEALLGLLASLGLDPSASAGFLAAHPSLTTPQRMGQAITDATFRAPALAIAESRAARLRPTWLYEFTWTSQAPAFAGAAFHCLDLPFAFDLLSAEGATDATGANPPQALADAVHSAWVRFIHSLDPGADWPRYTAADRATRVWDTPPRTDPDHLAPVRAVWLREH; from the coding sequence ATGAGCACCCCGCACCGCCCCGTTGACCAGCCCGTCGACCACCCCGTCGTCCAGACCGACCGCGGCCCCGTCCGCGGCACCGGCTCCGACGCCGGCCTGCGCTTCCTCGGCATCCCCTACGCCAAGGCGCCCGTCGGCGCGCTGCGCTTCGCCGCGCCCGAGCCGGCCGAGCCCTGGACCGAGCCGCTGGACGCCACCGCCTACGGGCCCACCGCGCAGCGCCGCGCCTTCGCCGAGGTCACCATCATCCCCGAGCCGACCGTCCCCGGCGCGGGCATCCTCAACCTCAACGTCTTCACCCCCGCCGCCGACCCCTCGGCGGGGCTGCCGGTGCTGGTCTGGATCCACGGCGGCGGCTACGTCGCGGGCAGCTCCGCCAGCCCCTGGTACGACGGCGCGGCCTTCAACCGGGACGGCGTGGTCCTCGTCTCGATCGGCTACCGCCTCGGCATCGAGGGCTTCCTCCACCTGGAGGACGCCCCCGACAACCGCGGTGTGCTCGACTGGATCGCGGCGCTCGGCTGGGTGCGCGACAACATCGCGGCCTTCGGCGGCGACCCGGCCAAGGTGACCGTCGCCGGGCAGTCGGCCGGCGGCGGCGCGGTCCAGACGCTGCTGGCCACGCCGGCCGCGAAGGGCCTGTTCCGGGCGGCGATCTCGGTCTCCGGCGCGGTGATGCAGCCTCAGGACGCGGCCGCGGGACGCGCCGTGGCCGAGCGCTTCACCGCCCGCACCGGCCTGCCCGCCACCGCGCAGGCGCTGCGGGACCGCAGCGACGAGGAACTGCTCGACTTCCAGGGCGCGCTGAGCGCCCCCGGCCCGGACGGCCCGGCGCCGATGCTGATGCTGGCGCCCTTCGCCGACGGCGAGCTGGTCCCCGAACCGGTCATGGACGCCCTCACCAGCGGCGACGCCGGTGGCGAGATCCCGCTGATGCTCGGCTTCACCGAGCACGAGTTCAACGCCCTGCCCTTCCCCGACGCGCCCGAGGAGGCCCTCCTGGGCCTGCTCGCGAGCCTCGGCCTGGACCCGTCCGCGTCGGCCGGCTTCCTCGCCGCCCACCCGTCGCTGACCACGCCGCAGCGGATGGGCCAGGCGATCACCGACGCCACCTTCCGCGCCCCGGCCCTGGCCATCGCCGAGAGCCGGGCCGCGCGCCTGCGACCCACCTGGCTCTACGAGTTCACCTGGACCTCGCAGGCCCCGGCCTTCGCCGGAGCCGCCTTCCACTGCCTCGACCTCCCCTTCGCCTTCGACCTCCTCTCCGCCGAGGGCGCCACCGACGCGACCGGCGCCAACCCGCCCCAGGCGCTGGCCGACGCCGTCCACTCCGCCTGGGTCCGCTTCATCCACTCGCTCGACCCCGGCGCCGACTGGCCCCGCTACACCGC